One Campylobacter sputorum genomic window, TAGATCACATCGTTTCGGGTCTGCAGCATCTGACTAAACGCCCTATTAAGACTCGCTTTCGCTACGGCTCCGGGTTTCCTTAACCTTGCCAGACACCACAACTCGCAGGCTCATTATGCAAAAGGCAGTCCATCACACGTCATAAAGAATCGTGCTCTGAATGATTGTAAGCAAATGGTTTCAGGTTCTATTTCACTCTGATCACCTCAGTTCTTTTCACCTTTCCCTCACGGTACTTGTGCACTATCGGTCTAGTAGTAGTATTTAGGGTTGGAAAGTGGTCTTCCCAGATTCAGACAAGGTTTCACGTGCCTCGCCCTACTCAGGATACTGCTAAGTAAAAAGATGATTTCGTATACGGGAGTATCACCCTCTATGCTCAATCTTTCCAGATTGTTTTACTATCATGTTTTAGTCTTTTATGCAGTCCTACAACCCCACTAGTAAACTAGTGGTTTGCCCTCTTACGCGTTCGCTCGCCGCTACTAGCGTAATCTCTTTTGATTTCTTTTCCTGTGGGTACTAAGATGTTTCAATTCCCCACGTTCGCCTACGGATTACAGACAACAGATAACTATATACAGAAATTTTAGTTTTTAGTTTATTATAATTAATCTTTATGAAGTAAAAAATATTTTTATCTATTCTATTTATTACTCTTTTATAGTTATTTCTAAACTATGATTTATAGACTAAGAAATAATTTAAAAGTTAATCATAATAAATTTAATAATAAAATTTGGTATTTAATCTATTCTCTGTAACCCGTATAATGTATATTACTATACACTGGGTTGCCCCATTCGGAAATACACGGATCAAAGCTTCTTGACAGCTCCCCGTGTCTTATCGCAGTCTAGTACGTCCTTCATCGCCTCTACCAGCCAAGGCATCCACCATTTGCTCTTAGTAGCTTACCTTTTTTTAATTCCGCAGACGAATAAAATTCGTCTTTACGGTGGGGAGTGCAAGCACTCTCTCAACCCACCTAAAGTTATAAAGATTTACAACAAAAACATAAATTCACCGATTGTAAGTAAATTTAATTTTATTGTCTTTGGAATTTATTAGAATTGTTTATTATGTTTATATTCTAATTCGCATCACTTCCTTGTTAAAGATAAATAGTAATAAAAATATTTTAAATAATTAAATATTAATAATTGATATTTAAACTCTATAGCTAATAAAGTTATAAATAAGAACTATATTTTTATTATTTAATTAATAAAAAGTTACCTTTTAAACTTTTAAATGTCTAAAAAATTCTCTCTTTATTTTTATCTTACTTTATTTACAATGTTTAATTATATATGATTTAAGACGGAAAGAGATTAATAATATATAAAGATAAGTTTTTAACTCTTTATATACCGTGACATAATCTTTAAACTTTTAAATTTAGATAACAGATAAATCTAAAAGCTTGCTTTTTTGTAATCAATATAATTAAAGCTTTAACAAGGTCCTGTAAAATTGTTTTATTTTATTAAAACTTGTTTGTGACTTTTAACAATAGTAAGTTAAATAACATCGCTTCGTTTATTTTTCTTTTTCTGCGAAACGGAAATGTAATTATACTAATTTAAGCTTAAATATTTATTAAAACATACATTACTATTTACTACTTATACTAATTAAACTTCACTCTCATTTACAACTTGATTTCTGCCATTTTCTTTAGCTTTATAAAGTGCTTTATCTGCACGATCAACCATTTGTTCTACCTTCTCGCCTTGTTTGTATATAGACACACCAAAACTTGCAGTTTTTTTGTGAATTATTGAAAAATCATGTTCTTCGATAAGTTTTTTAAATTTGTTTGCTATTTTAGTTAAAATTTCCAAATTTACATCTACGCAAATTATCATAAATTCTTCACCACCCCAACGACCAAAAGTATCAGTTGAACGAACATTTCTTTTAATAATAGATGCAAATTCCTTAAGTACAATATCTCCTGTGTTATGACCATATGTATCATTAACAGCTTTAAAATGATCTATATCTATCATTATTAAACCAAAGTTAACACCAAAATCATTTGCATTTTCCATATGTTGCTCTAAAACTTCATCAATTTTAATACGATTGAAAATCCCAGTAAGTCTATCAGTAATCGAAAGAATTTGCAACTCGTTATTTTTCTCTTCTAATTGCTCTGTTCTTTGGCGAATTTTGCTCTCTAAATTTGTTTGATAATCATGAATTGAATCAGCCATATCTGTAAGAGAACTTACAAGCTGTGAAATTTCTTTTACTCTAGAATTTATAGTTTTTATTTCGTTAAATTTATGCTCTTTGATTAAAATAGTGTTTTTAACTAAAGCAATAATAGGTTTTGAAATAAGCATTGACATATAAAAAATAAAAGGCAAAAGTAGTAAAATAACACCAATTGTTATATAAATCATATATTTAAATTTATCAGAATATTCGCTTTTTGCTTCGTTTAAATTAACTAATAAAATTATGTATGTTTGATTTAAATTTAAAATCTTGTATATAAATGTCTCACCATTTTTATCCGTATAAAGATAGTCATTTTTGTTTTTTAAAATATCATTTAATACAATGTTGGAACTAGCATTTTGTGATTTTATTATAAGTTGTTTATCGTTTGATGAATACATATAAAACTCAGTATTAAAAACTTTAGAGCTTTCTTTTAAATAATTTTTTATATCATCTATTAGTAAATCTATTGCCAAAACAGTATTTTCGTTAATTTTTTTAGTATAAGTCATACCCATAACACCTTGAATTAAAGCTGCTGTAAATTCATACGGAGATATTTTTGTAACGCTTACATTTGCTTCTTTAAACCAAGGACGAGCACTTACAAGATAATTATCTTGTAATCTTAATTCCCTAGTTTTGTGTAAATTTTTATCATAAAAACTAATATACTTATAACCAATATCGTTTTCTTTAACCTCGATAAGTGCCCACTTCTCGTTACTTGTGGTGTTGTATTTTTCATCATCAAAGGGTGTAAGTTTGATAACTTCAAAATAATTATTATCTTTATCGCCAATATAAATAGCATAAAACCTAGTTTTGTTATTTAAAATAGCACTAAAAACATCAAGCAATTTATATTTATTATTTTGAGTATCTTTTGCGTTATTAATATTGTAATATTCCATAATCTTAGCAAGTTGTTCAATAGAATCAATATTTGTCTCATGTCTATTAATAGCACCTGCTTCAATTTGATTTACCATTGTTTCAAATTTTTCAAGAGTTATATTTTTAGCAAGTTTTTCACTAAAAATATACTGGAAGCCAAACATTATCATAATAATAAACAATGATAAAAAGCTAAAAATCATTATAATCGTAAAACGAAAAGAAATTTCCTTATTCATTTTAATTGCACTTTATATAAATATTTATTTATAATTATATCAAAACACACTTAAGACTATTTTTCTCTTTATAACTTTTTAAAATTTGTGTATTATTAAAATATCTAAAATTATAAGTAGTTTTAGAAGAAAATCTTTAAAAATAGCAATAAGTTTTAAAACCAATACAGGGTATAAAAAATATTTTATAAAACATATAAATAAAATCATAAATTGTTATTTATATTTTGATTGGATAATAACAGAAGTTATTAAGTCTTAATAATAAATATTTACATAAGACAGTGCTAAAACTAAATAATACACAAAATTTAGTTTTTTTAATATTCATCATTATATATGATTACTCTAGATATTAAATTTATCTTAATAATAACAGTTAAATAGTATCTCGTTATAATACAAGCAACTATAAAAACAAATTTAAGATTTAAAGCTATTTTAAATTTAGCATTTGAATAAAATGAATACTAGAAGTTTTTTTGGATTAAATAATATTATATTATAAACATTTTTATTATAACAATGCACTAAAAACTAATTAATGATATAATGGTGGGCCTAATAAGACTTGAACTTATGACCTCACCCTTATCAGGGGTGCACTCTAACCAGCTGAGCTATAGGCCCTCTTACCAAATACGGATGTCTGAGTGCAGATAACGGATATTTTCTTTAATCTGTTTTCCATATTCAGTTCTGTATTATCTAAATGGTGGAGAATAGCGGGATCGAACCGCTGACCTCCTGCGTGCAAAGCAGGCGCTCTCCCAGCTGAGCTAATTCCCCATATTTATATATTTTCTTATGCAAATAAACTCAAATGCACGCAGTATGCTTACTGGTTCGCTTTGCTCACAACAGTAATCAATTAAAAAGCAAAGCAGTTTGCTTTTTATTGTGCAAAGCAGGCGCTCTCCCAGCTGAGCTAATTCCCCATATTTATATATTTTCTTATGCAAATAAACTCAAATGCACGCAGTATGCTTACTGGTTCGCTTTGCTCACAACAGTAATCAATTAAAAAGCAAAGCAGTTTGCTTTTTATTGTGCAAAGCAGGCGCTCTCCCAGCTGAGCTAATTCCCCATATTTATATATTTTCTTATGCAAATAAACTCAAATGCACGCAGTATGCTTACTGGTTCGCTTTGCTCACAACAGTAATCAATTAAAAAGCAAAGCAGTTTGCTTTTTATTGTGCAAAGCTCACATATTCTGTTTTAGATAGCTTTAAACAATAAAATAAATTATTTTTTATTTAAGTAAAATCTAAATTATATAATTTCTTTTTAGCACTATATATCTTTATTAAGATCAATCTCTGAAAACTAAACAAGGATGATTGAGTAGATTAGTTTATATATACTAATCTAAAATTTTCCTTTGATGAATATTTTGTGAGAAATATTCATTGTACTCTAGAAAGGAGGTGATCCAACCGCAGGTTCTCCTACGGTTACCTTGTTACGACTTCACCCCAGTCGCTGATTCCACTGTGGACCATAACCAATTTGGTATTTGGGCTTCGAGTGAAATCAACTCCCATGGTGTGACGGGCGGTGAGTACAAGACCCGGGAACGTATTCACCGTAGCATGGCTGATCTACGATTACTAGCGATTCCGGCTTCATGGAGTCGAGTTGCAGACTCCAATCCGAACTGGGACATATTTTATAGATTTGCTCCATCTCGCGATATTGCGTCTTATTGTATATGCCATTGTAGCACGTGTGTCGCCCCGGACATAAGGGCCATGATGACTTGACGTCGTCCACACCTTCCTCCTCCTTACGAAGGCAGTCTGTTTAGAGTGCTCAGCCTAACTGTTAGCAACTAAACACGTGGGTTGCGCTCGTTGCGGGACTTAACCCAACATCTCACGACACGAGCTGACGACAGCCGTGCAGCACCTGTCTTAACATTTCTGCAAGCAGACACTCTTCTATCTCTAGATGATTTGTTAGATATCAAGTCCGGGTAAGGTTCTTCGCGTATCTTCGAATTAAACCACATGCTCCACCGCTTGTGCGGGTCCCCGTCTATTCCTTTGAGTTTTAATCTTGCGACCGTACTCCCCAGGCGGTATACTTAATCCGTTAGGTGGATTACTGCCATGACTAGCATAGCAACAACCAGTATACATCGTTTAGGGCGTGGACTACCAGGGTATCTAATCCTGTTTGCTCCCCACGCTTTCACGCATTAGTGTCAGTTAAGTTCTAGCAGATCGCCTTCGCAATAAGTATTCCTCTTGATATCTACGGATTTTACCCCTACACCAAGAATTCCATCTGCCTCTCCCTTACTCTAGATAGATAGTTTCCCAAGCAGTTTAGTAGTTAAGCTACTAGATTTCACAAGAGACTTATCTATCCACCTACGCGTCCTTTACGCCCAGTGATTCCGAGTAACGCTTGCACCCTCCGTATTACCGCGGCTGCTGGCACGGAGTTAGCCGGTGCTTATTCCTTTGGTACCGTCATTATTCTTCCCAAAGAAAAGGAGTTTACGCTCCGAAAAGTGTCATCCTCCACGCGGCGTTGCTGCTTCAGGGTTTCCCCCATTGAGCAATATTCCCTACTGCTGCCTCCCGTAGGAGTCTGGACCGTGTCTCAGTTCCAGTGTGACTGATCATCCTCTCAGACCAGTTATGCGTCATAGCCTTGGTAAGCCATTACCTTACCAACTAGCTGATACAATATAGCCTCATCCCATAGCGAAAGCTCTTAATAATATATATTAAGATATTTCTAAATGATGGTTTAGAAATTTAGTGATAATTTAAATTTAATTATTATGATTAAATTTGTTTATGTTTAAAAATATTTAAAAACTAAATAAATCTAACTACTTTGCTTTTTTTGCTTTATTAATATAAAGCTTTAAAAAAACTCATTGTTATATTTATGATTTTTTATTTATAAATTATCTTTGATATATATTATTAAGAGCTACTTTTCCCAATTAAACTTATGTATAATTGGAGTATGAGGTATTAGCACTCATTTCTAAGTGTTGTTCCTCTCTATGGGGCAGATTAGCTATACATTACTCACCCGTGCGCCACTAATCCATCCTAGCAAGCTAGGACTTCATCGTTCGACTTGCATGTATTAGGCACGCCGCCAGCGTTCACTCTGAGCCAGGATCAAACTCTCCATATTTATTACTTAAACGAACAAAGTCCGTTCTGCGTGTAGGAGTTTTACTCTCTTACACCCACCTAAAGTTACATACATTTACGAAAAACTTAGTTTTTCATATAATGATAAATCTAAGGTGTTTGTATAAATTTCTAAATAACTTAAAGAAATTTAATCACGCTTTTATATGAAGTTTTAATCTAAAAACTTTTTATTTTTTAATAATTTGATATTTTAATCTTTATTATTAATAATTATATTTTTTACTACTTTTTACTTTCCAAAGAAAGCCTAAAAATAGATGGCTCAATCGATCACTTGTTTAGATTTCAAAGATTGACTAAAAATGTTTAACAATATTAATTTAAAAAACACACTTAACAACAAAAAAGATCTTTTTAAAAGGTTTTTCTGCGAAGCGGAAATTGAATTGTATAGAAATATTGCTTAAAGTGAGCTGAAAAAAGTAGAGGGATTGTAAATTTATAAAATTATTGTTGAGAAATGTAGGAAATTTGTATTTTAAAAAATTTTACAATACAAATTTATTATACATATCTGCATAATTTTAAAATATAAACATTAAACAATGCTTAAAATTTCATCTTTACTTCTACGAATTTTTGGTTTTTGTTCATTTAGTCTATATCCAAAAGTAAGCAACATAGCTATACGCCTATCTTTTGGGTCGTTATTTAAAATTTTATGCAAATTTTCTTCGCTAAACCAACCTTCTATCGGGCAACTATCTATACCCAAGGTTGCTGCCATTAACATCATATTTTCACACGCAAGAAAACACTGGGCTTTACTCCAAGCAAATATTTTATCATCACTAAGACCAACATTACTTTTTATAAAACCTTCAATTTTAGTTATATATTGTTCGTGTTGTTCGCTATTTTTATCAGCTCTTCTTGAAATCATATCTTTTATATATTCACTTCCTGGTTTGAGATCTGAAATTTTTGCATAAACTACTAGTAGATGCGAAGCAGTTGTAATCTGAGCTTGATTCCAGCATTCAATTTTTAATTTTTCCCTGATTTCTTTATTTTCAACTAACAATAAATCCCAATGCTCCATTCCCAAAGAAGATGGGCTAAGTCTTGCTGATTCTATTATAGAATCAAAATCATCAGCTTTTATCTTTTTATTTTTATCAAAAATTTTACAAGCATGTCTAAATTTTATAGCATCTTTTATATCCATACAAAGCTCCTTTTATTAAATTTTATTTGATTTTATCATTTATTTATAAATATAATTTCAAACAATTTTAATAACATATCTTGTAAAATTTTCTAAGTCTTAAGGAATAAAATGTTAAAAATCACAATAGCACCAAATAATTTTCTAAATGGATATATATTAAATACAGAATTTTCAAAGATAGCCAACATATCATCAAATGCTTATCTTTTTTGGAAAAATATAGTAGTGGGGAAATTTGAAAACTCAAGAGTTTCTTTTTTACTAAAAGAGAGTATACCGCAAAAATACATAAGCGTGGTGAAAAAATGCACAAATTTAGATGGGCTTGTGCTTTCTAGCACATTTTGTTCTTTTACTGGATTACCAAGTTCTCATTTAACAAAATCAAATGGATCTAAAATTTATGATATGCTTGAAATATCTGAAATATCTGGAATCAAATTTGTAAATTTAAAAAAATTTTATGATGATTTAAATTTAAACTATAACTTCATAATATACATAGAAAAATGCAAATTTTTCTCACCTACTCCATTTGAAAAGCGTATCAAAATTTCAGATACTTTGTGCTTGGGATACTATTAATTATCCTCATCATCTTCATAAATTTTTTTAGTAACTTTTACAGTTTTTACACTGTTTTGTTCCATTTTTGTTATCTCATACATACAATTAATATCTTCTATTTTATCACCAACCATAGGCAATCTTTCAAATAAGCTTGTTACATATCCGCCTATCGTAAGTTGTTCTAAATCATCATCAAACTTAATATCTAGCAACTCTTCTATATCTTCAATCTCATATCTTCCGTTAAATTCATAAATCTCATCGCTAATTTTTTTATAATTTAAATTTTTATCATCATGCTCATCGTTTATATCGCCAACTAACTCTTCAATAATATCTTCCATTGTAAGAAGCCCAGCAGTTCCGCCATACTCATCGATAACTAAAGATGCCGAAATTCTTTCTTTATTCATCATAACTAAAATTTTTGATATAGATGAGCTTTCTGGAACAATAAGAAATTTTCTAACTATAGAATCAAAGTCAATTTTATTGTTTGGAATGATGCCTTTTTGCAAAATATCTCTAACATGTATCATTCCTAAAACTGCATCCTTGCTACCATCTATATATGGATAGCGAGTGTATTTAAACTCAGCTATTGCCTTTAAATTTTCTTCATAGCTTTTCTGTTTATTTAAACAAACCATATCTTTTCTAGGCGTCATTATCTCCTTTGCAACAGTATCACTAAAATCAAACGCATTTTTTATAATCTCGCTCTCCATTGAGTCTATAACACCGCCTTTAAAACTCTCACTAACGATACTTTTTATCTCTTCTTCAGAATGTGCTATTTCATTTTCTTTTGGTCTTCTAACGCCAAGAATTCTAAGTATAACACTAGAGCAAAAATCAAAAATTTTGATAACAGGAGAAAAAACAATCCAAAACATATGTAGAGGTTTTGCAACAAACAAAGTAGCTTTTTCTGCTTGTGCTATTGCTATTGATTTTGGAACAAGTTCGCCAAGAACTACGTGGCAAAGTGTGATAAATGTAAATGCGATAATAAAAGAAGCGCTATGAACCACCACGCCTTCTAATCCAAAATATTCCTTAAGAGGTCCTTCTATAAGTCTTGAAACTGCTGGTTCACCAATCCAACCTAAGGCAAGTGAGCTAAGAGTAATACCAAGCTGCGTAGCACTTAAATATGTATCTAAAGATCTAGTTATTTCATAGGCAAGTTTTGCATTTGAGTTTTTGTTTTTTATAAGTTCTTCTAAGCGTGTTTTACGAACTTTTACTATAGCAAACTCAGAAAGAACAAAAAAAGCATTCATAAGTATGAATACTCCAGCTAATATTAACATTAAAACCGAGTGTTCGGGGTCCAATTAAACATCCTTTTTGAAAAAATTTCGAATATTATATCAAATTTTTTATAATTTATACTTATTTTAGAAATTTAAAACAAAATATTTAGCAATTAAAAACCAGAATTTGTATGTTTTATACCAACAAAATCTTTTCTTAAAACCAAATAACCTTCATGTAAATTTGATAAAATTTCTTTAAATTTACAATCTATCATATTTTCAACAAGTCTTTTAGCATGTTCTGGAAAAATTTCAATTTCAAAATATCTACTTAAATTTCCTATCTTAAATTTAATGTATTCATTTGGCGAATTTAAAATTTTTTCATATTCCTCATCGCTTA contains:
- a CDS encoding GGDEF domain-containing protein, translating into MNKEISFRFTIIMIFSFLSLFIIMIMFGFQYIFSEKLAKNITLEKFETMVNQIEAGAINRHETNIDSIEQLAKIMEYYNINNAKDTQNNKYKLLDVFSAILNNKTRFYAIYIGDKDNNYFEVIKLTPFDDEKYNTTSNEKWALIEVKENDIGYKYISFYDKNLHKTRELRLQDNYLVSARPWFKEANVSVTKISPYEFTAALIQGVMGMTYTKKINENTVLAIDLLIDDIKNYLKESSKVFNTEFYMYSSNDKQLIIKSQNASSNIVLNDILKNKNDYLYTDKNGETFIYKILNLNQTYIILLVNLNEAKSEYSDKFKYMIYITIGVILLLLPFIFYMSMLISKPIIALVKNTILIKEHKFNEIKTINSRVKEISQLVSSLTDMADSIHDYQTNLESKIRQRTEQLEEKNNELQILSITDRLTGIFNRIKIDEVLEQHMENANDFGVNFGLIMIDIDHFKAVNDTYGHNTGDIVLKEFASIIKRNVRSTDTFGRWGGEEFMIICVDVNLEILTKIANKFKKLIEEHDFSIIHKKTASFGVSIYKQGEKVEQMVDRADKALYKAKENGRNQVVNESEV
- a CDS encoding NAD(P)H-dependent oxidoreductase, encoding MDIKDAIKFRHACKIFDKNKKIKADDFDSIIESARLSPSSLGMEHWDLLLVENKEIREKLKIECWNQAQITTASHLLVVYAKISDLKPGSEYIKDMISRRADKNSEQHEQYITKIEGFIKSNVGLSDDKIFAWSKAQCFLACENMMLMAATLGIDSCPIEGWFSEENLHKILNNDPKDRRIAMLLTFGYRLNEQKPKIRRSKDEILSIV
- a CDS encoding cysteine permease, with translation MLKITIAPNNFLNGYILNTEFSKIANISSNAYLFWKNIVVGKFENSRVSFLLKESIPQKYISVVKKCTNLDGLVLSSTFCSFTGLPSSHLTKSNGSKIYDMLEISEISGIKFVNLKKFYDDLNLNYNFIIYIEKCKFFSPTPFEKRIKISDTLCLGYY
- a CDS encoding hemolysin family protein, giving the protein MLILAGVFILMNAFFVLSEFAIVKVRKTRLEELIKNKNSNAKLAYEITRSLDTYLSATQLGITLSSLALGWIGEPAVSRLIEGPLKEYFGLEGVVVHSASFIIAFTFITLCHVVLGELVPKSIAIAQAEKATLFVAKPLHMFWIVFSPVIKIFDFCSSVILRILGVRRPKENEIAHSEEEIKSIVSESFKGGVIDSMESEIIKNAFDFSDTVAKEIMTPRKDMVCLNKQKSYEENLKAIAEFKYTRYPYIDGSKDAVLGMIHVRDILQKGIIPNNKIDFDSIVRKFLIVPESSSISKILVMMNKERISASLVIDEYGGTAGLLTMEDIIEELVGDINDEHDDKNLNYKKISDEIYEFNGRYEIEDIEELLDIKFDDDLEQLTIGGYVTSLFERLPMVGDKIEDINCMYEITKMEQNSVKTVKVTKKIYEDDEDN
- a CDS encoding formate hydrogenlyase maturation HycH family protein, translated to MVEVHKLTKRHLDGEKINTSKASQIKIFSTCIGHGVGTIDFSEKILEISDEEYEKILNSPNEYIKFKIGNLSRYFEIEIFPEHAKRLVENMIDCKFKEILSNLHEGYLVLRKDFVGIKHTNSGF